The following proteins are co-located in the Coregonus clupeaformis isolate EN_2021a unplaced genomic scaffold, ASM2061545v1 scaf0819, whole genome shotgun sequence genome:
- the LOC123485724 gene encoding general transcription factor II-I repeat domain-containing protein 2-like, which produces MKVVVSCINFIRAKGLKHRQFQEFLSELESTHGDVLYYTEVRWLSRGRVLRRFYELLPEINAFLHLKDKTVPELIDPEWKWHLAFLTDVTEILNSLNLQLQGEGKLICDMYSHIKAFEVKLALLLEQVKKRNFVHLPATQNLSTENPAVPFPAEKCVEALEMLKAEFGVRFSELHVHAKEIRLFQNPFVADIDEAQPSYQFELAELQNCDVLKDAFKPNSLIDFYAALPNDTYPNIKKHAMKMSTVFGSTYICEKTFSRMKLLKTPMRSRLTDEHLHQCLRLAVTRMEPDIQLLTSQMQAHSSH; this is translated from the coding sequence ATGAAGGTTGTGGTGTCGTGCATAAACTTCATCAGAGCAAAGGGACTTAAACACAGGCAGTTCCAAGAATTCCTGTCTGAACTGGAGTCTACGCACGGAGATGTGCTGTACTACACAGAGGTCCGATGGCTGAGCCGGGGCAGAGTTTTGAGGCGTTTTTACGAGCTGCTACCCGAAATTAACGCATTTCTTCATTTAAAAGACAAAACGGTCCCAGAGCTGATCGACCCAGAATGGAAATGGCACCTCGCATTTTTAACAGACGTGACAGAAATACTTAACAGCCTTAACTTGCAGCTACAAGGCGAGGGGAAACTCATTTGCGACATGTATTCACACAtaaaagcatttgaggtgaaattaGCGCTGCTTTTGGAACAAGTGAAAAAGCGCAACTTCGTCCATCTTCCTGCTACCCAAAACCTGTCGACAGAGAACCCAGCGGTCCCGTTCCCAGCTGAAAAGTGCGTGGAAGCACTGGAAATGCTGAAGGCGGAGTTCGGTGTGCGATTCAGTGAACTACATGTTCATGCAAAAGAAATCCGTCTTTTTCAGAACCCCTTTGTTGCCGACATTGATGAAGCCCAGCCTTCATATCAGTTTGAGTTGGCTGAGTTACAGAACTGTGATGTTCTGAAAGACGCATTCAAGCCCAACAGTCTCATTGACTTCTATGCCGCCCTCCCAAACGACACATATCCAAACATCAAAAAACACGCAATGAAAATGTCCACAGTTTTTGGCAGCACGTATATCTGCGAGAAAACCTTTTCTCGCATGAAACTGCTGAAAACTCCGATGAGATCAAGATTGACAGATGAACATTTGCATCAGTGCTTGAGACTGGCTGTAACTAGAATGGAACCTGATATTCAACTTCTCACCAGCCAGATGCAGGCCCACAGTTCACACTGA